The Desmonostoc muscorum LEGE 12446 genome includes a region encoding these proteins:
- a CDS encoding PAS domain S-box protein translates to MLHIHYSQLLRYGIVVLTVALALVLMLMLDPWLGMSGTPFLLFFSAVMVSAWYGGLKSGLLATFLSVLLSNYFFLPPVYQLSFDLSNSVRIGLFALQGLLFSILCEALKTSKRGADVNLQKLKVSEERFRLALSSSDIMIFQHDRNLRYQWIHNPQGGDTALEILGKSDAELFPASVAQQLTAIKQKVLKTGISTREEVCLPACGENRYYDLLIEPLKDADNNIYGITCVAVNITQRHQTELEKTRLQRELQQALQQKDESLALLNAWLTTSPVALAFLDTELRYVYANEALAAVNGLPQSQHIGRTFREVLPQWAEQIEPVFEQVMATRQPLLNQEVSGETYPPGVYRYGIVSYYPVCLPDGQLLGVGITSVDITQQKQSEQTLRESEAKFRSVVESNMIGIGFWEKDGKITDANDALLDMLGYSRAELVSGKLNWQNLTPAEYLPLDEQALIQLQNSPSCTPYEKEYIRKDGSHLPILIGASQFEGNCDRGAFFVLDITQRKQAEQRLRYIAQVSSVLSTSLDYEETLEQIAKISVPQLADWCSVDIVNEDGSIRRLPIAHADPSKAELAGKLQQYAQDYKGASAITKVLQTGQSQLIPEVPDSLLVANTQNEEHLELVRQLGMKSVMIVPLIAGGRVLGTISFVTAESDRRYDRSDLTLAGDIAYRAALAVENAQLYRDIHQALIHYAESLSLLDALLAAAPVAVCFLDRQLQYIRINQVFADINGLTIEEHLGRKFPEVLPEMAAELEVQLQQVLNTGEPLLNVEIRTQTPGQPDNYEYWLGNYYPVNNRMGETVGIGMIMADVTAAKQTEVALRESEERFRAMFNQAAVGISLVALDGRFLQVNPALCEITGYSHEELMQMNFQQITHPDDLEADRENARRVLAQEDINGYSLEKRYIRKDGSIVWVNLTSSAVWNNQGQLKYALGIIEDISERKRVEATQQFLVEASTLLAASLDYEITLANVANLAVPTLADWCIVDVFQEDWSSKQIAIAIADPTKQNILDEIQRRYPPKSTAQQLVQQLQMGISVFYPELSHSHLLVMAQDEEHLQLLQSLGIHSLMVIPVRSRGQLFGAISFFTAESGRHYQQVDLALAEDIARRAATAIDNARLYQETQQAKQAAERSVNRTVLLQSITAALSEALTPQQVADVVMNQGIAALGACAGSVVLLTQGSTTLKVVQATGYPQPLTDTWGSFPITAPNQIAETVRTKKPIFLENVAALMANYPNLVDAVALTGNNAWASIPLIAEGKAIGALGFSFATAQGFNEEDRGFMLTLGQQCGQAIARAQLYEAEKTARAQAETANRIKDEFLAVLSHELRTPLNPILGWAKLLRTRKFDEATKVRALETIERNAKLQTQLIEDLLDVSRILQGKLSLNLHAVDLKVAIAAAQETVRLAAEAKSIEIQTLLSNDVGKVLGDGDRLQQIMWNLLSNAVKFTPSGGRVEVRLEQVDLDAQIQVIDTGKGIIPEFLPHVFDYFRQADAKTTRVFGGLGLGLAIVRHLVELHGGTVEADSPGEAQGATFTVKLPLLKSAELRVPSPESSNLELNSEDSLLLGVEILLVDDQADVRDFFSFALEEYGATVTAVASAAEALEALAQSKPDILLSDIGMPFMDGYMLLREVRKLPPEENGQIPAIALTAYAGEINYNQAIAAGFQKHLPKPVEPLDLATAILNLIGNS, encoded by the coding sequence ATGCTCCATATTCACTATTCCCAATTACTGCGTTATGGCATTGTTGTATTAACCGTCGCACTTGCACTAGTGCTAATGCTGATGCTAGACCCCTGGCTGGGCATGAGTGGAACTCCTTTTTTGCTGTTTTTTAGCGCTGTAATGGTGAGTGCCTGGTATGGTGGTTTGAAATCAGGGCTGTTGGCAACCTTCTTGTCTGTGTTATTGAGCAATTACTTCTTCCTCCCGCCAGTTTATCAACTGAGTTTTGACCTATCCAATTCCGTGCGAATTGGATTATTTGCATTACAGGGATTGCTCTTTAGTATTTTATGTGAGGCATTAAAGACTTCTAAAAGAGGGGCTGATGTAAATTTACAAAAGCTCAAAGTCTCTGAAGAGCGATTTCGCTTAGCCTTGAGCAGTTCAGATATTATGATATTTCAGCACGATCGCAATTTGCGATATCAGTGGATTCATAATCCTCAAGGTGGAGACACAGCACTAGAAATCCTGGGTAAGTCTGATGCTGAATTATTTCCCGCCTCAGTAGCACAGCAATTGACGGCAATTAAGCAAAAAGTATTAAAAACTGGTATTTCCACCCGTGAAGAGGTTTGTCTGCCAGCCTGTGGAGAAAACCGTTACTATGATTTGCTGATTGAACCGCTAAAGGATGCAGACAATAACATTTATGGTATTACTTGTGTGGCTGTGAATATTACCCAGCGCCACCAGACAGAACTAGAAAAAACTAGATTGCAAAGGGAACTTCAACAAGCCCTTCAGCAAAAAGATGAATCTTTGGCGTTGCTGAATGCTTGGCTCACCACTTCACCAGTAGCCCTAGCTTTCCTTGATACCGAACTTCGCTACGTTTACGCTAATGAAGCCCTAGCAGCCGTCAATGGTTTACCACAAAGTCAACATATTGGTCGCACCTTTCGGGAAGTCCTACCCCAATGGGCAGAACAAATTGAGCCTGTGTTTGAGCAAGTGATGGCAACCAGGCAGCCCTTACTTAATCAGGAAGTCAGCGGTGAAACTTATCCGCCTGGGGTGTATCGTTACGGCATTGTCAGCTATTATCCGGTGTGTTTACCCGATGGGCAGTTATTAGGAGTAGGTATCACATCTGTTGATATCACTCAGCAAAAGCAATCTGAGCAAACATTACGGGAAAGCGAAGCGAAGTTTCGCAGTGTAGTTGAGTCAAATATGATTGGCATTGGCTTCTGGGAGAAAGACGGCAAAATCACAGACGCTAACGATGCCTTGTTGGATATGTTGGGTTATTCTCGTGCAGAATTAGTTTCCGGCAAACTGAACTGGCAAAACCTGACTCCAGCAGAGTACTTGCCACTCGATGAGCAAGCACTGATTCAACTGCAAAACAGCCCCTCTTGCACACCCTATGAAAAAGAATATATCCGTAAAGACGGCTCACACTTGCCAATTTTGATAGGTGCTAGCCAATTTGAGGGGAATTGCGATCGAGGAGCTTTCTTTGTTCTCGATATTACACAGCGTAAGCAGGCTGAGCAAAGACTCCGTTATATTGCCCAAGTTAGTAGTGTACTATCTACTTCCCTGGATTACGAAGAAACCCTAGAACAAATTGCCAAAATTTCAGTTCCCCAGCTAGCAGATTGGTGTAGCGTCGATATTGTCAATGAAGATGGTTCCATTCGTCGCTTACCAATTGCCCATGCAGACCCATCCAAAGCCGAATTAGCAGGTAAACTTCAGCAGTATGCCCAAGATTACAAGGGTGCAAGTGCAATTACTAAAGTACTGCAAACTGGGCAAAGCCAACTAATCCCCGAAGTACCTGACTCGCTATTAGTGGCAAATACTCAGAATGAAGAACACTTAGAACTTGTTCGGCAATTGGGGATGAAGTCTGTGATGATTGTGCCGTTAATTGCAGGAGGGCGAGTACTCGGCACCATCAGCTTTGTCACCGCTGAATCAGACCGTCGTTACGATCGCTCTGACTTGACTTTAGCAGGAGATATCGCCTATCGTGCTGCCTTGGCGGTGGAAAATGCCCAACTTTATCGAGACATTCACCAAGCTTTAATTCATTATGCCGAATCTCTCTCTCTCCTAGATGCGCTGCTAGCAGCCGCTCCCGTTGCTGTATGCTTTTTAGACCGCCAACTGCAATATATCCGGATTAATCAGGTGTTCGCAGACATTAACGGTTTAACCATAGAAGAACATTTAGGACGGAAATTTCCAGAAGTCCTGCCAGAGATGGCCGCTGAGTTGGAAGTGCAGTTACAGCAGGTGTTGAATACTGGAGAACCACTGCTGAATGTCGAAATTCGCACCCAGACACCAGGACAACCCGACAATTACGAATACTGGCTGGGCAATTATTACCCAGTCAACAACCGAATGGGCGAAACAGTAGGAATTGGGATGATTATGGCAGATGTGACAGCAGCAAAACAAACAGAAGTTGCCTTGCGAGAAAGCGAAGAAAGATTCCGGGCAATGTTCAACCAAGCTGCTGTCGGCATTAGTTTGGTAGCCTTGGATGGACGATTTCTTCAGGTGAATCCGGCACTGTGCGAGATTACTGGCTACAGCCACGAAGAGTTAATGCAAATGAACTTCCAACAAATTACCCACCCTGATGACTTAGAAGCTGATAGAGAAAATGCTCGGCGAGTTTTGGCACAAGAAGACATTAATGGTTATTCCCTAGAAAAGCGCTACATCCGCAAAGATGGTTCCATTGTTTGGGTCAACTTAACTTCATCAGCAGTTTGGAATAATCAAGGACAACTCAAGTATGCCTTAGGCATTATCGAGGATATTAGCGAACGCAAACGAGTTGAAGCCACCCAACAGTTTTTAGTCGAAGCCAGCACCCTACTAGCTGCCTCGTTGGATTATGAAATTACCCTAGCTAATGTGGCTAATTTAGCAGTTCCTACCCTAGCTGATTGGTGTATTGTAGATGTTTTTCAGGAAGATTGGTCAAGTAAACAAATTGCGATCGCCATTGCCGACCCCACAAAACAAAATATCTTAGACGAAATCCAACGGCGTTATCCACCCAAAAGCACAGCACAACAGCTTGTGCAGCAACTACAGATGGGAATATCCGTCTTTTATCCCGAATTATCTCACTCTCATCTTCTGGTGATGGCTCAAGACGAGGAGCATCTGCAATTGCTACAAAGCCTGGGTATTCATTCTTTAATGGTGATTCCAGTCCGTTCCCGTGGGCAATTATTTGGCGCAATCTCTTTTTTTACAGCCGAGTCAGGTCGGCACTACCAACAGGTAGACTTGGCATTAGCAGAGGATATTGCTCGTCGGGCTGCTACAGCCATTGACAATGCTAGACTCTACCAAGAAACTCAACAGGCAAAACAAGCAGCTGAGCGTTCCGTCAATCGTACCGTACTTTTACAAAGCATCACCGCCGCCCTCTCGGAAGCCCTAACTCCCCAACAAGTAGCTGATGTGGTGATGAACCAAGGAATTGCTGCTTTGGGAGCGTGTGCTGGTTCCGTTGTCTTACTGACTCAAGGAAGTACTACCTTGAAAGTTGTCCAAGCAACTGGCTATCCACAACCACTCACAGATACCTGGGGAAGTTTTCCCATTACTGCTCCTAACCAAATCGCAGAAACAGTCAGAACTAAAAAGCCGATTTTTTTAGAAAATGTAGCAGCTTTGATGGCAAATTATCCCAACTTAGTTGATGCTGTGGCTCTCACTGGGAATAACGCCTGGGCTTCCATACCATTGATAGCAGAAGGTAAAGCCATTGGCGCACTGGGATTTAGCTTTGCTACTGCCCAAGGTTTTAACGAAGAAGACCGGGGATTTATGTTGACATTGGGACAACAATGTGGTCAAGCCATCGCCCGCGCTCAACTTTACGAAGCAGAAAAAACTGCACGGGCACAGGCTGAAACAGCCAACCGCATTAAAGATGAATTCCTCGCTGTCCTTTCTCACGAACTGAGAACTCCCCTCAACCCGATTTTAGGATGGGCAAAGTTACTCAGAACCCGCAAGTTCGACGAAGCGACTAAAGTCCGTGCTTTGGAAACAATTGAACGCAACGCCAAATTACAAACCCAACTCATTGAAGACCTGCTGGATGTGTCGCGGATTTTACAAGGTAAGCTGAGTCTAAATCTTCATGCAGTGGATTTGAAAGTTGCGATCGCCGCTGCCCAAGAAACAGTACGTTTAGCAGCCGAAGCCAAGTCAATTGAAATTCAGACGCTTCTTAGTAATGATGTCGGCAAAGTTTTAGGTGATGGCGATCGCCTGCAACAAATCATGTGGAATTTACTCTCCAATGCCGTTAAATTTACACCATCAGGAGGAAGAGTAGAAGTACGTCTAGAACAAGTTGACTTGGATGCTCAAATCCAAGTGATTGATACAGGTAAAGGGATCATCCCGGAATTTTTGCCTCACGTCTTTGACTACTTCCGCCAAGCAGATGCCAAGACAACCAGGGTATTTGGCGGATTGGGATTAGGGCTAGCAATTGTGCGTCATTTAGTTGAACTTCACGGTGGTACAGTTGAGGCAGACAGCCCCGGAGAAGCACAAGGGGCAACCTTTACAGTTAAGCTACCTTTGCTCAAAAGTGCCGAGTTACGAGTTCCCAGCCCGGAATCTTCTAACTTAGAACTCAATAGTGAAGACTCATTACTTTTGGGAGTGGAAATTTTGCTTGTGGACGACCAAGCAGATGTACGTGACTTTTTTAGCTTTGCCTTAGAAGAGTATGGAGCAACTGTAACCGCAGTTGCATCGGCAGCCGAAGCATTAGAAGCACTAGCCCAATCAAAGCCAGATATCCTATTAAGCGATATTGGAATGCCCTTCATGGATGGCTACATGCTGCTGCGCGAAGTCAGAAAATTGCCGCCAGAAGAAAATGGACAAATTCCAGCGATCGCTTTGACTGCTTATGCTGGAGAAATTAACTACAATCAAGCCATAGCAGCCGGATTTCAAAAACACCTACCGAAACCCGTAGAACCATTGGATTTAGCTACTGCGATCCTTAATCTAATTGGTAATTCCTAA
- a CDS encoding ABC transporter ATP-binding protein: protein MIEVEHLSKIYGSTPAITDVTFSVEPGEILGLLGPNGAGKTTTMRILAGYLPATNGNARIAGYDVHENSLAVRQKIGYLPETPPLYPEMTVEGFLHFVARIKGVSAGDRNNKVTAAIERCNLQDKRRVIIRKLSKGYRQRVGIAQAIVHDPPAIILDEPTVGLDPRQIIEVRNLIKSLAGTHTIILSTHILPEVSMTCSRVAIINRGKVVATNTPENLMTQLTGGSGYEIEIEGEAALAKQVLQNIAGVSLVESIPTAGGHQPQANRAYLRVISQPGKEPGKDIATTLVRAGFGLHELRRVNATLEDVFLQLTTEEKNLEAATQGEAA, encoded by the coding sequence ATGATTGAAGTTGAGCATCTAAGTAAAATATACGGTTCCACCCCAGCGATTACTGATGTCACTTTTAGCGTCGAACCAGGGGAAATCTTAGGGTTGTTAGGCCCCAATGGCGCTGGTAAAACTACAACCATGAGGATTCTGGCTGGTTATTTACCGGCAACCAATGGCAATGCCCGCATTGCTGGTTATGATGTCCATGAAAATTCCCTGGCTGTGCGCCAAAAAATTGGCTATTTACCGGAAACACCGCCGTTATATCCCGAAATGACGGTGGAAGGATTTTTGCATTTTGTAGCCCGAATTAAGGGAGTTTCAGCAGGCGATCGCAATAATAAGGTAACAGCAGCCATCGAACGCTGTAACTTACAAGATAAGCGCCGGGTAATTATTCGCAAACTTTCTAAAGGATATCGTCAACGGGTAGGAATTGCTCAAGCGATCGTCCACGATCCTCCAGCAATCATTCTCGATGAACCCACCGTTGGACTCGATCCCAGACAAATAATTGAAGTGCGGAATTTAATTAAAAGTCTCGCTGGTACTCACACAATTATTCTCTCCACACACATCCTGCCAGAAGTGAGTATGACTTGTAGCCGCGTCGCCATCATCAATCGCGGGAAAGTAGTCGCAACTAATACACCAGAAAATTTAATGACCCAGTTGACAGGCGGCTCAGGGTATGAAATTGAGATAGAAGGAGAAGCCGCCCTCGCCAAACAAGTCTTGCAAAATATCGCGGGTGTAAGTTTGGTAGAATCAATTCCGACAGCGGGAGGTCATCAACCCCAGGCAAATCGGGCTTATTTGCGGGTGATATCGCAACCAGGGAAAGAACCAGGAAAAGATATTGCCACAACATTAGTGCGTGCAGGGTTTGGTTTACATGAATTGCGGCGAGTTAACGCTACCTTAGAAGATGTGTTCTTGCAACTGACCACAGAAGAAAAGAATTTAGAAGCAGCCACACAAGGAGAAGCCGCATAA
- a CDS encoding ABC transporter permease produces the protein MGVVLGNIIAIYRRELQSYFVSPLAYAIAGVFWFVAGLFFVMILVGPNGIFAAAATIDLQAQQGAPIPTIDFAYEFVRAFLDSMGGLLLFILPILSMGLYAEERKRGTLELLATSPITNWAVAVGKLLGVLTFFITMIVPVVVLEAIAIGGSNPPMTPSAPLVGHFGLILLAGAILSLGMFISSLTDSTILSAVLTFAVVLLLLFIDTVAKIIPGSVGEALSYLSLLKHYNILIQGIFDTSALILFASYIFLGIFLTAQSIDALRFGRQ, from the coding sequence ATGGGTGTAGTACTGGGTAATATCATTGCCATTTATCGCCGAGAGTTACAGAGTTATTTTGTATCACCTTTGGCATATGCGATCGCAGGTGTATTTTGGTTCGTCGCCGGGTTATTTTTCGTGATGATTTTAGTAGGGCCAAATGGCATTTTTGCAGCAGCGGCGACAATAGATTTACAAGCACAACAAGGGGCACCAATACCAACAATAGATTTCGCCTACGAATTTGTGCGAGCATTTTTGGATTCAATGGGTGGGCTGTTGTTATTTATCCTGCCAATTCTCTCAATGGGACTTTATGCCGAAGAACGTAAGCGGGGCACTTTAGAACTATTAGCCACGTCACCAATCACCAATTGGGCGGTAGCTGTAGGTAAGTTATTAGGCGTGCTAACATTTTTTATCACTATGATTGTGCCCGTGGTAGTGTTGGAAGCGATCGCGATCGGTGGATCAAATCCACCAATGACGCCCTCAGCTCCCTTAGTGGGTCATTTTGGCTTAATCTTGCTAGCAGGGGCAATTTTATCTTTAGGAATGTTTATTTCTTCATTAACAGACAGCACAATTCTCTCTGCTGTTCTCACCTTTGCAGTAGTCTTATTACTGTTATTTATTGATACAGTCGCCAAAATTATTCCTGGTTCCGTAGGTGAAGCCTTAAGTTATCTGTCGTTGCTGAAACATTACAACATCCTCATTCAAGGTATTTTCGATACCAGCGCCTTAATTTTATTTGCCAGTTATATTTTTTTGGGCATCTTTCTCACAGCTCAATCAATTGATGCACTGCGCTTTGGGCGTCAGTAG
- a CDS encoding DUF4340 domain-containing protein: MKLPRTTLLLILLALGLGSFVYFYEIKGATRREEIKEEKQQIFSFAEDDVQTLTVKTKKLTLNLERSNQSSNSKWLIKSPISEPANDAIVSYLMDLLVKSKSNRTLPTPANELGQFGLDQPQATINITLKNQQSHQLILGKSNFNGRLLYAQADPPTKPNGNVNVLLVSTDFQNAVNRELSEWKQPVDNVKSTPLPSNLPLPTPTNAK; this comes from the coding sequence ATGAAATTGCCACGAACAACTTTACTTTTGATACTGCTAGCACTGGGTTTAGGCAGTTTTGTTTATTTCTATGAAATTAAGGGTGCTACTCGGCGAGAAGAAATCAAAGAGGAAAAGCAGCAAATTTTCTCTTTTGCCGAAGATGATGTGCAGACTTTAACAGTAAAGACAAAAAAACTTACCCTGAATCTGGAACGCAGCAATCAATCTAGTAACTCCAAGTGGTTAATTAAATCTCCAATATCCGAACCAGCAAATGACGCTATTGTTTCTTATTTGATGGATTTGTTAGTCAAGAGTAAGAGTAATCGCACTTTGCCAACTCCAGCAAATGAGCTTGGACAATTCGGTTTAGATCAACCACAAGCAACTATTAATATTACACTGAAAAATCAGCAAAGCCATCAGTTAATTTTAGGTAAATCTAACTTTAACGGGCGTTTATTATATGCTCAAGCTGACCCACCTACAAAACCCAATGGTAATGTCAATGTGCTATTGGTATCTACAGATTTTCAAAATGCTGTAAATCGGGAATTATCAGAGTGGAAACAACCCGTAGATAATGTTAAATCAACACCTTTGCCAAGCAATCTACCTCTACCAACTCCGACAAATGCCAAATAG
- the purU gene encoding formyltetrahydrofolate deformylase produces the protein MTNPTATLLISCPDQRGLVAKFANFIYSNGGNIIHADQHTDFAAGLFLTRIEWQLDGFNLPREFIAPAFNAIAQPLGAKWELHFSDTVPRIAIWVSRQDHCLFDLIWRQRAKEFIAEIPLIISNHSSLKVVAEQFGIDYQHIPITKENKLEQEVKQLELLRQYKIDLVVLAKYMQIVSANFINHFPQIINIHHSFLPAFVGANPYHRAFERGVKIIGATAHYATADLDAGPIIEQDVVRVSHRDEVEDLVRKGKDLERVVLARAVRSHLQNRVLVYGNRTVVFE, from the coding sequence ATGACAAATCCGACAGCAACTTTGCTAATTTCCTGCCCGGATCAACGGGGACTAGTGGCGAAATTTGCCAATTTTATCTATTCTAATGGTGGTAATATTATCCATGCAGACCAGCATACAGATTTTGCTGCCGGGTTATTCCTCACGCGCATTGAATGGCAGTTAGATGGCTTCAATTTACCGCGAGAGTTTATTGCACCGGCTTTTAATGCTATAGCTCAACCTTTAGGCGCTAAATGGGAACTACATTTTTCTGATACTGTACCCCGTATTGCTATTTGGGTAAGTCGCCAAGACCATTGTTTATTTGACTTGATTTGGCGACAACGTGCTAAAGAATTTATCGCTGAGATTCCTTTAATTATCAGCAACCATTCTAGTTTAAAGGTCGTAGCAGAGCAATTTGGTATTGACTATCAACACATTCCCATTACTAAAGAAAACAAACTAGAACAAGAAGTCAAACAACTTGAATTACTGCGACAGTACAAAATTGATTTAGTTGTATTGGCCAAATATATGCAGATTGTTAGTGCAAATTTTATTAATCATTTTCCGCAAATTATCAATATTCATCACTCATTTTTACCAGCATTTGTAGGAGCAAACCCTTATCATCGAGCTTTTGAACGTGGTGTGAAAATTATTGGTGCAACTGCTCATTATGCCACTGCTGATTTAGATGCAGGGCCAATTATTGAACAGGATGTAGTGCGAGTTAGTCACCGTGATGAAGTGGAAGATTTGGTGAGAAAAGGCAAAGATTTAGAGCGAGTTGTATTAGCAAGAGCAGTGCGATCGCACTTACAAAATCGTGTATTAGTCTATGGTAATCGGACAGTAGTATTTGAGTAG
- a CDS encoding MFS transporter: MTQSMSVFILIWIGQVLSLVGSRMTSFALSIWIYQHTNSNTQFTLLILSTTLPAIIISPIAGVFVDRWSRRWIMIISDFCAGLCTLTIAWLFMNGNLEIWSLCLISAISSGFSAFQSLAYSSATTLLVPKEQLGRASSMTQIRLAIAEILSPVLATALLVSVQIPGVIIIDLTTLCFALICLLLVNFPEVQIAKPKTDREEVGFLSSLLQEVTFGWNYLIERPGLIGLVIFIGISNFLIGFDEALTTPLVLSFTSIQNLGTISSIASSGMLVGSLVMSFWGGLERQINIIFISMFFLGLFYVLAGLCPFPILFTISNFFIFFIVPIVNAGIQVIYQKKVAPEVQGRVFAFRSALTQGFLPLSYLIAGPLADQVFEPLMAADGLGAASIGQIIGVGHGRGIGLMFVIMGIFSIFVTFIAYFYPRLRLLEDELPDTSPFSDQLDFSQDMDECLSQKVTLEKL; encoded by the coding sequence ATGACTCAAAGCATGAGTGTTTTTATCTTGATCTGGATTGGTCAGGTGCTATCTCTGGTTGGCTCTCGCATGACCAGTTTTGCTCTGAGTATTTGGATTTATCAGCATACTAACTCAAACACCCAGTTCACTCTCCTGATTCTATCAACGACCTTACCTGCGATTATTATCTCCCCCATTGCTGGAGTGTTTGTAGATCGCTGGAGTCGTCGCTGGATCATGATTATTAGTGACTTCTGCGCTGGTCTGTGTACCTTAACCATTGCCTGGTTATTTATGAATGGCAACCTAGAAATCTGGAGTCTGTGCTTAATTAGTGCTATTAGCTCCGGCTTCAGTGCCTTTCAGTCCCTCGCCTATTCTTCAGCCACAACATTACTAGTGCCTAAAGAACAACTTGGTCGTGCTAGTTCGATGACGCAGATTAGGTTGGCGATTGCGGAAATCCTCTCACCAGTGCTGGCAACTGCACTGCTGGTAAGTGTCCAAATTCCGGGAGTTATTATCATTGATCTGACAACTTTGTGCTTTGCCCTGATCTGTTTGTTACTGGTTAATTTTCCTGAAGTTCAGATCGCAAAACCAAAAACCGATCGAGAAGAAGTTGGTTTTCTCTCTTCATTGCTGCAAGAAGTGACTTTTGGATGGAATTATTTAATTGAGCGACCTGGACTGATTGGGTTAGTCATATTTATTGGTATCAGTAACTTCCTTATCGGTTTCGATGAAGCTCTAACTACACCTCTGGTACTTTCCTTCACTTCCATTCAAAATCTGGGGACAATCTCTTCTATTGCTAGCTCTGGGATGTTAGTCGGTAGTTTGGTTATGAGCTTTTGGGGGGGACTAGAGCGCCAGATAAATATAATATTTATCTCAATGTTTTTTTTGGGTTTATTCTATGTGTTGGCTGGCTTGTGTCCTTTCCCGATTCTGTTCACTATCTCTAATTTCTTTATATTTTTCATAGTTCCAATCGTGAATGCTGGAATTCAAGTAATTTACCAAAAGAAAGTTGCTCCAGAGGTACAGGGAAGGGTCTTTGCATTCCGTAGTGCGCTTACTCAGGGTTTTCTGCCGCTTTCTTATCTGATAGCAGGGCCACTAGCCGACCAAGTTTTTGAACCGTTGATGGCTGCTGATGGGTTGGGAGCAGCTAGCATTGGGCAAATTATTGGTGTTGGGCATGGTCGCGGTATTGGTTTGATGTTTGTCATTATGGGTATATTTAGCATCTTTGTCACCTTCATTGCCTACTTTTATCCCCGTCTGCGTCTGCTGGAAGATGAGTTACCGGATACAAGTCCTTTCTCAGATCAACTTGACTTTTCACAAGATATGGATGAATGTCTAAGCCAGAAAGTTACTCTGGAGAAACTTTGA